Proteins encoded together in one Streptomyces sp. B1I3 window:
- a CDS encoding CoA ester lyase gives MTTPSSPVNRLRPRRSCLAVPGSNPRFLEKAQGLPADQVFLDLEDACAPLAKEGARHHIVDALNNGDWTGKTRVVRVNDWTTHWTYRDVITVVEGAGPNLDCIMLPKVQDAQQVVALDLLLTQIEKTMGFEVGKIGIEAQIENAKGLVNIDDIAAASPRLETLIFGPADFMASINMKTLVVGQQPPGYPADAYHYILMRILMAARTHDLQAIDGPFLQIRDVDAYREVAGRAAALGFDGKWVLHPGQVDAANEVFSPSQEDYDHAELILDAYDWCTSEEGGKKGSAMLGDEMIDEASRKMALVIAGKGRAAGMQRTSKFEAPEA, from the coding sequence ATGACCACGCCCTCGTCCCCCGTGAACCGGCTGCGCCCGCGCCGCTCCTGCCTCGCGGTGCCCGGCTCCAACCCGAGGTTCCTCGAGAAGGCCCAGGGCCTGCCGGCCGACCAGGTCTTCCTGGACCTGGAGGACGCCTGCGCGCCGCTCGCCAAGGAAGGCGCCCGCCACCACATCGTCGACGCGCTGAACAACGGCGACTGGACGGGCAAGACCCGGGTCGTGCGGGTCAACGACTGGACGACGCACTGGACCTACCGCGACGTCATCACGGTCGTCGAGGGCGCGGGCCCGAACCTCGACTGCATCATGCTGCCGAAGGTCCAGGACGCCCAGCAGGTCGTCGCGCTGGACCTGCTGCTCACGCAGATCGAGAAGACGATGGGCTTCGAGGTCGGGAAGATCGGCATCGAGGCACAGATCGAGAACGCCAAGGGCCTGGTGAACATCGACGACATCGCCGCCGCTTCGCCCCGCCTGGAGACGCTGATCTTCGGCCCGGCCGACTTCATGGCCTCGATCAACATGAAGACCCTGGTCGTGGGCCAGCAGCCGCCCGGCTACCCGGCGGACGCCTACCACTACATCCTGATGCGCATCCTGATGGCGGCCCGTACGCACGACCTCCAGGCGATCGACGGCCCGTTCCTGCAGATCCGCGACGTGGACGCGTACCGCGAGGTCGCGGGCCGTGCCGCCGCGCTGGGCTTCGACGGCAAGTGGGTCCTGCACCCCGGTCAGGTCGACGCCGCGAACGAGGTGTTCTCGCCCTCGCAGGAGGACTACGACCACGCCGAGCTCATCCTCGACGCGTACGACTGGTGCACCTCCGAGGAGGGCGGCAAGAAGGGCTCGGCGATGCTCGGCGACGAGATGATCGACGAGGCCAGCCGCAAGATGGCCCTGGTCATCGCGGGCAAGGGCCGCGCGGCCGGCATGCAGCGCACCTCCAAGTTCGAAGCACCGGAGGCCTGA
- a CDS encoding MaoC family dehydratase has protein sequence MQFGRTYEEFEVGAVYKHWPGKTVTEYDDHLFCLLTMNHHPLHMDSNYAEKTTDFKKNVVVGNYIYSLLLGMSVPDVSGKAIANLEVESLKHVAPTFHGDTVYGETTVLGKTPSRSKSDRGIVHVETKGYKQDGTLVCVFRRKVMVPTETYIEERGGEQPGRPELNQPPSKNVEK, from the coding sequence ATGCAGTTCGGACGCACTTACGAGGAGTTCGAGGTCGGTGCCGTCTACAAGCACTGGCCCGGCAAGACGGTCACGGAATACGACGACCACCTCTTCTGCCTGCTGACCATGAATCACCACCCGCTGCACATGGACAGCAACTACGCCGAGAAGACGACGGATTTCAAGAAGAACGTTGTCGTGGGCAACTACATCTATTCGCTGCTGCTCGGCATGTCGGTGCCGGACGTCTCCGGAAAGGCGATCGCCAATCTGGAGGTGGAGTCGCTGAAGCACGTCGCGCCGACCTTCCACGGCGACACCGTCTACGGCGAGACGACCGTCCTCGGCAAGACGCCGTCGAGGTCCAAGAGCGACCGCGGCATCGTTCACGTGGAGACGAAGGGCTACAAGCAGGACGGCACGCTGGTCTGCGTGTTCCGCCGCAAGGTGATGGTCCCCACCGAGACGTACATCGAGGAGCGCGGCGGAGAGCAGCCCGGCCGCCCGGAGCTGAATCAGCCGCCGAGCAAGAACGTGGAGAAGTAG
- a CDS encoding acyl-CoA dehydrogenase family protein yields MSRLAQTAGLTDVQQEILSTVRNFVDKEIIPVATQLEHRDEYPTEIVEGLKELGLFGLMIPEEYGGLGESLLTYALCVEEIARGWMSVSGIINTHFIVAYMLKQHGTQEQKDTFLPRMALGEVRGAFSMSEPALGSDVSAITSKGVREGDEYVLNGQKMWLTNGGTSTLVAVLCRSDEGHPEGTAPHKSMTTFLVEKEAGFGEVRPGLTIPGKIDKMGYKGVDTTELIMDGLRIPANRVLGGTTGRGFYQMMDGVEVGRVNVAARGCGVAQRAFELGVSYAQQRHTFGKAIAQHQAIQFKLAEMATKVEAAHAMMVNAARKKDSGERNDLEAGMAKYLASEYCKEVVEDAFRIHGGYGFSKEYEIERLYREAPMLLIGEGTAEIQKMIIGRRLLEEYRLQG; encoded by the coding sequence ATGAGCCGACTCGCGCAGACCGCCGGTCTGACCGATGTCCAGCAGGAAATCCTCTCGACGGTCCGGAACTTCGTGGACAAGGAGATCATTCCTGTCGCCACACAGCTGGAGCACCGCGACGAGTACCCGACGGAGATCGTCGAAGGGCTCAAGGAACTCGGCCTGTTCGGGCTGATGATTCCCGAGGAGTACGGCGGTCTGGGCGAGTCGCTCCTCACGTACGCGTTGTGCGTCGAGGAGATCGCCCGCGGCTGGATGAGCGTGTCCGGCATCATCAACACGCACTTCATCGTGGCGTACATGCTCAAGCAGCACGGCACGCAGGAGCAGAAGGACACGTTCCTGCCGCGGATGGCGCTGGGCGAGGTCCGCGGAGCGTTCTCGATGTCCGAGCCGGCGCTCGGCTCCGACGTGTCCGCGATCACGTCCAAGGGCGTCAGGGAGGGTGACGAGTACGTCCTGAACGGCCAGAAGATGTGGCTGACGAACGGCGGTACGTCCACGCTGGTCGCCGTTCTGTGCCGGAGTGACGAAGGACACCCCGAGGGAACGGCTCCGCACAAGTCGATGACGACCTTCCTGGTGGAGAAGGAGGCGGGCTTCGGGGAGGTCCGCCCCGGTCTCACCATCCCGGGGAAGATCGACAAGATGGGCTACAAGGGCGTCGACACGACCGAGCTCATCATGGACGGACTACGCATTCCGGCCAATCGCGTACTGGGCGGCACGACCGGCCGGGGTTTTTACCAAATGATGGACGGCGTCGAGGTCGGGCGCGTGAATGTCGCCGCGCGTGGCTGCGGTGTCGCGCAGCGTGCCTTCGAACTGGGTGTTTCGTACGCCCAGCAGCGTCACACCTTCGGCAAGGCCATCGCCCAGCACCAGGCGATCCAGTTCAAACTGGCTGAAATGGCCACCAAGGTCGAAGCGGCCCATGCGATGATGGTGAACGCAGCACGCAAAAAGGACTCCGGGGAACGGAATGACCTGGAGGCAGGGATGGCGAAGTACCTCGCCTCCGAGTACTGCAAGGAAGTCGTCGAGGACGCCTTCCGTATCCACGGCGGTTACGGCTTCTCCAAGGAGTACGAGATCGAGCGCCTCTACCGCGAGGCCCCGATGCTGCTGATCGGTGAAGGTACCGCCGAGATCCAGAAAATGATCATCGGTCGCCGGCTCCTCGAGGAGTACCGGCTCCAGGGCTGA
- a CDS encoding phosphatidylserine decarboxylase has protein sequence MPDSQTSAPRGGVRLARGASPWLLPTVATAALTLARARRSGRWAAVAVPTTALAAGMLWFFRDPEREITQGRVISPADGVVQSIMPWKDGRTRVAIFMSPLNVHVNRAPLSGTVTSVEHIPGGFVPAFNKESENNERVVWHFDTELGDIEMVQIAGAVARRIVPYLPQGTKVEQGERIGLIRFGSRVDIYLPEGIDVAVEVGQATTAGVTRIDRD, from the coding sequence ATGCCCGACAGCCAAACCTCCGCACCGCGCGGCGGGGTCCGCCTTGCGCGCGGAGCATCGCCGTGGCTCCTCCCGACCGTCGCCACCGCGGCACTCACCCTCGCCCGGGCCCGCCGGTCCGGGCGCTGGGCCGCCGTGGCCGTGCCCACCACCGCGCTCGCGGCGGGCATGCTGTGGTTCTTCCGCGACCCCGAGCGCGAGATCACCCAGGGCCGGGTCATCTCGCCGGCCGACGGCGTGGTGCAGAGCATCATGCCGTGGAAGGACGGGCGCACCCGCGTCGCGATCTTCATGAGCCCACTCAATGTCCACGTCAACCGGGCACCGCTGTCCGGCACCGTGACATCGGTGGAGCACATCCCGGGTGGGTTCGTCCCCGCGTTCAACAAGGAGAGCGAGAACAACGAGCGCGTTGTCTGGCACTTCGACACCGAGCTCGGTGACATCGAGATGGTGCAGATCGCAGGAGCGGTCGCCCGTCGCATCGTGCCGTACCTCCCTCAGGGCACGAAGGTGGAGCAGGGCGAACGCATCGGCCTGATCCGGTTCGGCTCGCGCGTCGACATCTACCTTCCGGAAGGTATCGATGTCGCGGTCGAGGTCGGCCAGGCCACCACCGCGGGGGTGACTCGAATTGACCGTGATTGA
- the pssA gene encoding CDP-diacylglycerol--serine O-phosphatidyltransferase codes for MTVIDPDTQAGWVPEAAEDEDADGTQDMPLSMRLSIADTLTLGNATCGFMAVYFTTTGILIPHLTGSDESGMARHSAATAVILMLMAAVFDLFDGLVARKLRSSPMGAELDNLSDLISFGLAPAYFVLVYGMVADDAHQRVSALAAIVVLLAVVLRLARFSCVTLKDGMFQGMPSPFGALTVVSIVLLELPFVPTLLAIVGVAWLMVSRVEYPKPRGVLAVAMLSWIVAAMGLLAAWAFDAPGGQLLLQTGCALQVVLGAVIPLFATARRVNTFRDNRREARAAQLP; via the coding sequence TTGACCGTGATTGATCCTGATACACAGGCCGGCTGGGTTCCGGAGGCCGCGGAGGACGAGGACGCCGACGGCACGCAGGACATGCCCCTGTCGATGAGGCTGTCGATAGCGGACACCCTCACGCTGGGTAACGCCACGTGCGGCTTCATGGCGGTGTACTTCACCACCACGGGGATCCTCATCCCGCACCTCACGGGCAGCGACGAGTCGGGCATGGCCCGGCACTCCGCCGCCACCGCGGTGATCCTCATGCTCATGGCGGCCGTGTTCGACCTCTTCGACGGGCTCGTGGCGCGCAAGCTGCGGTCCTCGCCGATGGGGGCGGAGCTGGACAATCTCTCCGACCTGATCAGCTTCGGGCTGGCCCCGGCCTACTTCGTCCTGGTGTACGGGATGGTCGCGGACGACGCGCACCAGAGGGTGTCGGCGCTCGCGGCGATCGTGGTGCTGCTGGCCGTGGTGCTCAGGCTCGCCAGATTCTCCTGCGTGACGCTGAAGGACGGCATGTTCCAGGGCATGCCGAGCCCCTTCGGAGCGCTCACGGTCGTCTCGATCGTGCTCCTGGAGCTGCCCTTCGTACCGACGCTGCTCGCCATCGTCGGAGTGGCGTGGCTGATGGTCAGCCGGGTCGAGTACCCGAAGCCGCGGGGTGTCCTGGCGGTTGCGATGCTCAGCTGGATCGTGGCCGCGATGGGCCTGCTGGCCGCGTGGGCGTTCGACGCCCCCGGCGGTCAGCTGCTCCTGCAGACCGGCTGCGCGCTGCAGGTGGTCCTGGGTGCGGTGATCCCGCTCTTCGCCACGGCGCGGCGGGTGAACACCTTCCGCGACAACCGGCGCGAGGCGAGGGCGGCGCAGCTCCCGTAG
- a CDS encoding SpoIIE family protein phosphatase produces the protein MGSGTELLESAVAHVVRETGASVAMLYLLPRNESVLQLTVLAGVPGQLATPWTRVPLTSPMPVADAVRHRSLIWLGSQEELARRYPRPALVLPYQFALGAAPIRTGTTDRGGLVLLWPGSHPPELPPGEREAVLTGCHGIGMLLQQAESSGYPVRPGSQPRVLPPPVSRPPGPVEGAAAVEFVERLPGGSCALALDGTITFLNDSAAALLGVPASELLGTLPWVSLPWLDNPSVEDNYRAAVISRQQTAFTALRPPDRWLSFHLFPNATGLSVRILPGTQPDHADELPPPLPPRSAVPNRATALYHLMHLAATLTEAVGTRDVIELAGDQLMPAFRIQSLVVLTSAQGRLRIEGRRGSHPALMDRFDGAPLTADTPAARVLVTGVPGFFADFAELRRAYPAAGLRDAVAACAFLPLIVSGRPVGSLVLAYDRPHTFEPEERALLTSIAGLLAQALDRARLYDTKDRLAHSLQAHLLPHTLPTISGLDVAARYLPATKGMGIGGDFYDLIRLDDTTAAAAIGDVQGHNVNAAALMGQVRTAVHASAGAPPDEVLARTNRLLTDLDPGLFTSCLYVHLDLAGHTALLATAGHPPPLLRQPDGRTEALGLTPGLLLGIDPASRYPTAEVQLPPGAALALFTDGLVEAPGVDFDDATAALAELFALALDQTMDEVADTLVRYAERFTPGSDDIALLLINALGTDR, from the coding sequence ATGGGTTCCGGCACGGAACTCCTGGAGAGTGCCGTGGCCCATGTCGTGCGGGAGACCGGCGCCTCGGTCGCCATGCTGTACCTGCTTCCGAGGAACGAGAGCGTGCTCCAGCTGACCGTGCTGGCCGGGGTGCCCGGCCAGCTGGCCACCCCCTGGACCCGGGTCCCGCTGACCTCGCCGATGCCGGTGGCCGACGCCGTGCGCCACAGGAGCCTGATCTGGCTCGGCAGCCAGGAGGAACTGGCACGGCGCTATCCGCGCCCCGCGCTCGTACTCCCGTACCAGTTCGCGCTGGGCGCCGCACCGATCCGTACCGGCACGACGGACCGGGGCGGGCTCGTGCTGCTGTGGCCCGGCTCGCACCCGCCGGAACTGCCTCCCGGGGAGCGTGAGGCCGTCCTCACCGGCTGTCACGGCATCGGGATGCTCCTGCAGCAGGCCGAGAGCAGCGGTTACCCGGTACGCCCGGGGAGCCAGCCCCGGGTACTGCCACCACCGGTATCGCGCCCTCCCGGGCCGGTCGAGGGTGCGGCCGCCGTGGAGTTCGTCGAGCGGCTTCCCGGCGGGAGCTGTGCGCTCGCCCTGGACGGGACCATCACCTTCCTCAACGACTCCGCCGCGGCTCTCCTGGGAGTCCCGGCCTCCGAGCTGCTGGGCACCCTGCCCTGGGTCTCCCTGCCCTGGCTCGACAACCCGTCCGTCGAGGACAACTACCGGGCCGCGGTCATCAGCCGCCAGCAGACGGCCTTCACCGCTCTGCGGCCACCGGACCGGTGGCTGTCCTTCCACCTCTTCCCGAACGCCACCGGGCTCAGCGTCCGCATCCTGCCCGGCACGCAGCCCGACCACGCCGACGAGCTGCCGCCGCCGCTGCCCCCGAGGTCGGCCGTACCGAACCGGGCGACCGCCCTGTACCACCTGATGCACCTGGCAGCGACGCTCACCGAGGCGGTAGGCACCCGGGACGTGATCGAGCTGGCCGGTGACCAGCTCATGCCGGCCTTCCGGATCCAGTCCCTCGTCGTGCTGACCTCGGCGCAGGGGCGGTTGCGGATCGAGGGCCGCCGCGGCAGTCATCCGGCGCTGATGGACCGCTTCGACGGCGCCCCGCTGACCGCGGACACCCCCGCCGCCCGCGTGCTCGTGACCGGCGTCCCCGGCTTCTTCGCCGACTTCGCGGAACTGCGGCGCGCCTACCCGGCCGCGGGCCTCCGCGACGCCGTCGCCGCCTGCGCCTTCCTCCCGCTGATCGTCTCCGGACGTCCCGTCGGCTCGCTGGTCCTCGCCTACGACCGGCCCCACACGTTCGAGCCCGAGGAACGCGCCCTGCTGACCTCGATCGCGGGTCTGCTCGCCCAGGCCCTCGACCGTGCCCGCCTCTACGACACCAAGGACCGGCTGGCGCACAGCCTGCAGGCCCACCTGCTGCCCCACACCCTGCCCACGATCTCCGGTCTCGACGTCGCCGCCCGCTATCTCCCGGCCACCAAGGGAATGGGCATCGGCGGGGACTTCTACGACCTGATCCGGCTGGACGACACGACGGCGGCGGCGGCCATCGGTGACGTACAGGGCCACAACGTGAACGCCGCCGCGCTGATGGGCCAGGTCCGCACCGCCGTCCACGCCTCGGCCGGCGCACCGCCCGACGAGGTGCTGGCGCGGACCAACCGGCTGCTCACCGACCTCGATCCGGGTCTGTTCACGAGCTGCCTGTACGTCCATCTGGATCTGGCGGGGCACACCGCCCTTCTGGCGACCGCGGGCCATCCCCCACCCCTGCTGCGGCAGCCCGACGGCCGCACCGAGGCGCTCGGTCTGACCCCCGGCCTGCTGCTCGGCATCGACCCGGCGTCCCGTTACCCGACGGCCGAGGTCCAGCTCCCGCCCGGCGCGGCACTCGCCCTGTTCACCGACGGGCTGGTGGAGGCCCCGGGCGTCGACTTCGACGATGCCACCGCCGCGCTGGCCGAGCTCTTCGCCCTGGCCCTGGACCAGACCATGGACGAAGTCGCCGACACCCTGGTGCGGTACGCCGAGCGCTTCACGCCCGGCAGCGACGACATCGCCCTGCTCCTCATCAACGCCCTGGGCACGGACCGATGA
- a CDS encoding glycoside hydrolase family 5 protein: MRKRLGAALGAAVTATAVLMTLSGPTTARAATVAPAPVPVAPAAAADGDDWLHTEGNRIVDEQGNRVWLTGANWFGFNATERVFHGLWSANLDTITRQMAERGINIVRVPISTQLLLEWKNGQAAVSSAVNTWANPELKDRTTLQVFDAFLAVAKKYGIKVMLDVHSAEADNSGHVYPVWWKGAITTEQFYSAWEWVTARYRNDDTLVAMDIKNEPHGKQSESPRAKWDGSSDQDNFKYTCETAGKRILAVNPNVLVLCEGIEIYPKDGANWSSTAATDYHGMWWGGNLRGARDHPVNLGAQQDQLVYSPHDYGPLVYQQPWFQGEWNRSTLERDVWGPNWLYLHKNGTAPLFIGEWGGHLDNGPNQKWMTALRDLIVENGIHQTFWCINPNSGDTGGLLGYDWATWDEAKYAMLKPALWQSGGKFVGLDHQVRLGGPASTTGIDLTDLYGG; this comes from the coding sequence ATGAGAAAGCGGCTGGGCGCGGCCCTCGGCGCGGCCGTGACGGCGACCGCGGTGCTGATGACCCTGTCCGGCCCGACGACCGCCCGGGCGGCGACGGTCGCACCGGCGCCCGTGCCGGTGGCCCCCGCGGCGGCCGCCGACGGCGACGACTGGCTCCACACCGAGGGCAACCGCATCGTCGACGAGCAGGGCAACCGGGTCTGGCTCACCGGCGCCAACTGGTTCGGTTTCAACGCGACCGAGCGGGTCTTCCACGGTCTCTGGTCCGCCAACCTCGACACGATCACACGGCAGATGGCGGAGCGGGGGATCAACATCGTCCGTGTGCCGATCTCCACCCAGCTCCTGCTGGAGTGGAAGAACGGACAGGCGGCCGTCTCCAGCGCCGTCAACACCTGGGCCAACCCGGAGCTCAAGGACAGGACGACCCTGCAGGTGTTCGACGCCTTCCTCGCCGTGGCCAAGAAGTACGGCATCAAGGTGATGCTCGACGTCCACAGTGCGGAGGCCGACAACTCCGGCCATGTGTACCCCGTGTGGTGGAAGGGTGCGATCACCACCGAGCAGTTCTACTCGGCCTGGGAGTGGGTCACCGCCCGTTACCGGAACGACGACACCCTCGTCGCGATGGACATCAAGAACGAGCCGCACGGAAAGCAGTCCGAGAGCCCGCGGGCCAAGTGGGACGGCTCCAGCGACCAGGACAACTTCAAGTACACCTGTGAGACCGCCGGCAAGCGGATCCTCGCCGTCAACCCGAACGTCCTCGTCCTGTGCGAGGGCATCGAGATCTATCCCAAGGACGGTGCGAACTGGTCCTCCACGGCGGCCACGGACTACCACGGGATGTGGTGGGGCGGGAACCTGCGCGGAGCCAGGGACCACCCCGTGAACCTCGGCGCACAGCAGGACCAGTTGGTCTACTCCCCGCACGACTACGGCCCCCTCGTCTACCAGCAGCCCTGGTTCCAGGGCGAGTGGAACCGCAGCACACTGGAACGTGACGTCTGGGGCCCGAACTGGCTCTACCTGCACAAGAACGGCACCGCGCCGCTGTTCATCGGCGAGTGGGGCGGGCACCTCGACAACGGCCCGAACCAGAAGTGGATGACGGCGTTGCGCGACCTGATCGTGGAGAACGGCATCCACCAGACGTTCTGGTGCATCAACCCGAACTCCGGCGACACGGGCGGCCTGCTGGGTTACGACTGGGCGACCTGGGACGAGGCCAAGTACGCGATGCTCAAGCCCGCCCTCTGGCAGTCGGGTGGCAAGTTCGTCGGCCTGGACCACCAGGTCAGGCTCGGCGGCCCGGCGAGCACCACGGGCATCGACCTGACCGACCTCTACGGCGGCTGA
- a CDS encoding TioE family transcriptional regulator, translating to MGKKLQHGERLRPVDLARAHGLSTQAVRNYEEFGILPEAGRTPHGYRTYTSLHAQALRAFLALVPGHGHRTATSIMRAVNRDAVDEAFRLIDESHVQLLDDRGTLQAVESALRDLGPLAATEAGAGSEPAGAGSEPAGAAGPAGTFIGPLAGQLGIRPATLRAWERAGLVSPRRDPRTGYRVYSAADVRDARLAHQLRRGGYPLERIAPLITQVRAAGGLEPLEAALGDWRGRLSARGRAMLTGAAELGAYLEAYLRERG from the coding sequence ATGGGGAAAAAGCTTCAACACGGCGAGAGACTACGGCCGGTCGATCTGGCACGCGCGCACGGGCTGTCCACGCAAGCCGTCAGGAACTACGAGGAGTTCGGCATCCTTCCGGAAGCCGGTCGCACACCCCACGGCTACCGCACCTACACCTCGCTGCACGCGCAAGCCCTGCGCGCGTTCCTCGCCCTGGTGCCCGGCCACGGCCACCGGACGGCGACGTCGATCATGCGGGCCGTGAACCGGGATGCGGTCGACGAGGCGTTCCGCCTCATCGACGAGAGCCATGTCCAGCTCCTCGACGACCGGGGAACCCTCCAGGCCGTCGAGAGCGCCCTGCGCGACCTGGGACCTCTCGCGGCGACCGAGGCCGGGGCGGGATCCGAGCCGGCCGGGGCGGGGTCCGAGCCGGCCGGGGCGGCCGGGCCGGCCGGCACGTTCATCGGGCCACTGGCGGGACAGCTCGGCATCCGGCCCGCGACGCTGCGCGCCTGGGAGCGCGCCGGGCTGGTGAGCCCGCGCCGCGACCCGCGGACCGGGTACCGCGTCTACAGCGCGGCCGACGTACGGGACGCCCGGCTGGCCCACCAGCTCAGGCGCGGCGGTTACCCGCTGGAGCGGATCGCCCCGCTGATCACCCAGGTGCGGGCGGCCGGCGGGCTGGAGCCGCTGGAGGCCGCACTGGGAGACTGGCGCGGCCGGCTGTCCGCCCGTGGGCGGGCGATGCTGACCGGGGCCGCGGAGCTGGGGGCGTACCTGGAGGCGTATCTCCGCGAGCGCGGTTGA
- a CDS encoding erythromycin esterase family protein yields the protein MATDIKRTTSAVEAAAVMRLLPSRPRLLALGEPTHGEDALLELRNELFRQLVEQEGYGTIAIESDCMTGLIVDDYVTSGTGTLDEVMEHGFSHGWGASTANRELVRWMRAHNEERPASERIRFAGFDGPLEITGAASPGQALTALHGHLSAQVDADLLPCTTETLERLLGTDDRWTEPAAMTDPSRSVGQSAEAGELRLLADDLVALLDAQTPHLITATSREERDRARLYGRTATGLLRYHHWMADTSPARLTRLVGLRDQMMAHNLLALAERGPVFAHAHNSHLQREKSTMHMGGVPLEWWSAGALVSARLGEDYAFVATALGTIRHQGVDTPPQDTLEGLLYALPEDRCVIHAGRLATALGASQPAPRVSPWFGYAPFDPSHLADSDGIVFVKDVPRRR from the coding sequence ATGGCTACTGACATCAAGCGCACCACCTCTGCCGTCGAGGCTGCCGCCGTCATGAGGCTGCTCCCGTCCCGGCCCCGGCTGCTCGCCCTGGGCGAGCCCACCCACGGAGAGGACGCTCTGCTCGAGCTGCGCAACGAGCTCTTCCGGCAGCTCGTCGAACAGGAGGGTTACGGGACGATAGCGATCGAGAGCGACTGCATGACGGGCCTGATCGTGGACGACTACGTCACCTCGGGCACGGGCACCCTCGACGAGGTCATGGAGCACGGATTCAGCCACGGCTGGGGTGCCTCCACCGCCAACCGCGAGCTCGTGCGCTGGATGCGCGCCCACAACGAGGAGCGGCCCGCATCCGAGCGGATCCGCTTCGCCGGCTTCGACGGCCCCTTGGAGATCACCGGCGCCGCGAGCCCGGGACAGGCCCTCACCGCACTCCACGGCCACCTCTCGGCCCAGGTGGACGCGGACCTGCTCCCGTGCACCACCGAAACGCTCGAGCGCCTGCTCGGCACGGACGACCGGTGGACCGAGCCCGCGGCGATGACGGACCCGTCCCGGTCCGTCGGGCAGTCGGCCGAAGCCGGGGAACTGCGGTTGCTCGCCGACGACCTGGTGGCGTTGCTCGACGCGCAGACGCCGCACCTGATCACGGCGACCTCACGGGAGGAACGGGATCGGGCGCGTCTGTACGGGCGCACCGCGACCGGCCTGTTGCGCTACCACCACTGGATGGCGGACACCTCCCCGGCCCGTCTGACCCGGCTGGTGGGCCTGCGGGACCAGATGATGGCCCACAACCTCCTCGCCCTCGCCGAACGGGGCCCGGTGTTCGCGCATGCCCACAACTCCCACCTCCAGCGGGAGAAGAGCACGATGCACATGGGCGGGGTGCCGCTGGAGTGGTGGAGCGCCGGTGCGCTGGTGAGCGCCCGGCTCGGTGAGGACTACGCCTTCGTGGCCACGGCCCTCGGCACGATCCGTCACCAGGGGGTGGACACTCCGCCGCAGGACACCCTCGAAGGACTCCTCTACGCACTCCCGGAGGACCGCTGCGTCATCCACGCCGGGCGACTGGCCACGGCCCTCGGCGCATCGCAGCCCGCTCCCCGCGTGTCCCCCTGGTTCGGCTACGCGCCGTTCGACCCGTCCCATCTGGCGGACAGTGACGGCATCGTGTTCGTCAAGGACGTGCCGCGGCGCCGATGA